One Thioclava electrotropha DNA segment encodes these proteins:
- a CDS encoding sugar dehydrogenase complex small subunit, translating to MSLDRRHFLIALAGTVPLASLTPGFARAADSAAPSDAFLSVSRAICGNDSLSKETAARIEKLLAGADAGFAGKLDGLAKAFDGKDRAAAIDGLSDDQTTFALNIAKPWYLGFTGSPSARILKDDAEFATFLEAQALTKVSDIVPLQTYPSGGAGWWEAVPEGVDASDLPEEATSWEYQPKSSYELQVPDPAWLAYAKGEADSVDAARKAQGADSGDGSRGASGSPNPASNSDSQQEAQ from the coding sequence ATGAGCCTCGACCGCAGACATTTCCTGATCGCCCTGGCAGGCACCGTGCCACTTGCAAGTTTGACACCCGGTTTCGCCCGCGCCGCCGATAGCGCCGCGCCCAGCGATGCCTTTCTTTCCGTGAGCCGCGCGATCTGCGGCAATGACAGCCTCTCGAAGGAAACCGCCGCGCGGATCGAGAAGCTTCTGGCCGGCGCCGATGCAGGCTTTGCCGGCAAGCTGGACGGCCTCGCAAAAGCGTTCGACGGCAAGGACCGCGCCGCCGCGATCGACGGGCTGAGCGACGACCAGACCACCTTCGCGCTGAACATCGCGAAGCCGTGGTATCTCGGGTTCACCGGCTCCCCCTCCGCGCGCATCCTGAAAGACGATGCTGAATTCGCGACCTTCCTCGAGGCGCAGGCCCTGACGAAGGTGAGCGACATCGTACCCCTGCAGACTTACCCCTCCGGCGGGGCAGGCTGGTGGGAAGCGGTGCCCGAAGGTGTCGATGCCTCGGACCTTCCCGAGGAGGCCACGAGCTGGGAGTACCAGCCGAAATCCAGCTACGAGCTGCAAGTTCCCGATCCGGCATGGCTGGCCTATGCCAAGGGCGAGGCCGACAGCGTCGACGCCGCCCGCAAAGCGCAAGGCGCGGACAGCGGAGACGGCTCCCGAGGTGCCAGTGGCTCGCCGAACCCCGCATCCAATTCCGACTCCCAGCAGGAGGCACAGTAA
- a CDS encoding NAD(P)-dependent oxidoreductase codes for MAKIAFLGMGAMGSRMARTLMDAGHDLIVWNRTPERCAPLVEAGATQADTPRDAAAQAEFTISMLRDTEVSREVWCDPETGAFAGLPEEAIAIESSTITPEGAAELASYATAQQRRFLEAPVSGTLPQAENGVLVYFLGGEAETAGRVHDVLDPLAKAQHHVGTWGMGARMKLATNAMLGVQVAAWAEIIPMLERGGMDIDLALEALSSTPIWTQNAPYITGTMERSDFTPQFPVDLISKDFRYAIAEGGDARMPMTEAAKRLFARASEAGHGAENMTGVVQVNRD; via the coding sequence ATGGCAAAGATCGCATTTCTAGGCATGGGCGCGATGGGCTCGCGGATGGCGCGGACCCTTATGGATGCGGGCCACGATCTGATCGTCTGGAACCGGACGCCGGAGCGCTGCGCGCCGCTCGTCGAGGCCGGGGCCACGCAGGCCGACACCCCGCGCGACGCCGCAGCACAGGCCGAGTTCACGATCTCGATGCTGCGCGACACCGAGGTCTCGCGCGAGGTCTGGTGCGACCCCGAGACCGGTGCCTTCGCCGGGCTGCCCGAAGAGGCCATTGCGATCGAAAGCTCGACCATCACGCCCGAGGGGGCGGCAGAGCTCGCCAGCTATGCCACCGCGCAGCAGCGACGCTTTCTCGAAGCGCCGGTCTCGGGCACCCTGCCGCAAGCCGAGAACGGTGTGCTGGTCTATTTCCTCGGCGGTGAGGCCGAGACCGCAGGCCGTGTGCATGACGTGCTGGACCCGCTCGCCAAGGCGCAGCACCATGTCGGCACCTGGGGCATGGGCGCGCGGATGAAGCTTGCGACGAATGCGATGCTGGGCGTTCAGGTCGCCGCTTGGGCCGAGATCATTCCGATGCTGGAGCGCGGCGGCATGGATATCGATCTCGCGCTGGAGGCGCTGTCCTCCACCCCGATCTGGACGCAGAACGCGCCCTATATCACCGGCACGATGGAGCGCTCGGATTTCACGCCGCAATTCCCGGTCGATCTGATCTCGAAGGACTTCCGCTATGCCATCGCCGAGGGCGGGGACGCACGGATGCCGATGACCGAGGCCGCGAAACGCCTCTTCGCGCGGGCCAGCGAGGCCGGTCATGGCGCAGAGAACATGACCGGCGTCGTGCAGGTGAACCGCGACTGA